The following coding sequences are from one Planctomycetota bacterium window:
- a CDS encoding methyl-accepting chemotaxis protein: MTNRMWSKWNTMSVSRKLTVIPLLFIAAIAGVLAYNVKALNDMQTDGFLIHMAARQRMLLHRQMTQALLITHGYEHPKPMPAKPDRDRYLALTRNADYLATRQLAMDTLEGMLAGTHIFEMQSGAFRDVPSPYSEELRAKLIASRTAFINYFDQSDKFMKLSPSDPGYAKALEDLLDTCDKTATLVRGAAVQTSTDMQTRIRNMIVRQAILCSVATLLALVAGWLITRGLANRLGQVVGLAAEIGQGNLAVKQLHVDSADEVGELGQTFNQMIVALRELTSSTKQAAENLKSASTEILASTQEQAASSKEQAATIQQISTTMEQVRQSGTQITERAQNVATSAEATSAISLQGLSAVQETTRTMESIREQIEETAETIVALSEKTQLIGEIITTVNELAERSHLLSLNAAIEAAAAGEQGNRFSVVASEMKNLADQAKESTVQVRQVLNEIQKGIHGSVMLTEEAVRRSEAGKHQSEITEQTIRRMTDTTQESIHAFQQIIGATGQQQIGFEQVTQGMHEIRQAATQTAASTTQLEKAVKHLDLQGTQLRDAVERYQL; encoded by the coding sequence ATGACGAACCGGATGTGGTCGAAATGGAACACGATGTCGGTGTCGCGCAAGCTGACCGTGATTCCACTGCTATTCATTGCGGCAATTGCCGGGGTGCTGGCTTACAACGTGAAGGCGCTGAATGACATGCAGACTGACGGCTTCCTCATTCACATGGCCGCCCGACAGCGCATGCTCCTCCACCGACAGATGACCCAAGCTCTGCTGATCACGCATGGGTATGAACATCCCAAACCAATGCCGGCCAAGCCTGATCGCGACCGCTATCTGGCACTGACGCGGAATGCCGACTATTTGGCCACTCGGCAACTGGCGATGGACACTCTGGAGGGCATGCTTGCGGGCACCCATATCTTTGAGATGCAATCTGGTGCTTTCCGCGACGTGCCTAGTCCTTACAGCGAAGAGCTCCGTGCCAAGCTGATTGCCTCGCGGACGGCCTTCATCAACTACTTCGACCAATCGGACAAGTTCATGAAGTTGTCGCCGAGCGATCCGGGTTATGCCAAGGCGCTGGAAGACTTGCTCGATACCTGTGACAAAACCGCCACGCTGGTGCGCGGGGCGGCTGTCCAGACGTCCACCGACATGCAAACGCGAATTAGAAATATGATCGTTCGCCAGGCGATCCTTTGTTCGGTGGCGACGTTGCTCGCCTTGGTGGCGGGCTGGTTGATTACGCGCGGCCTTGCCAATCGTCTGGGCCAGGTCGTTGGCCTGGCCGCCGAGATCGGGCAAGGCAACCTCGCCGTGAAGCAGTTGCACGTTGACTCCGCCGACGAGGTAGGAGAGCTGGGGCAGACCTTCAATCAGATGATCGTCGCCTTGCGCGAGCTCACCAGCAGCACCAAGCAGGCGGCCGAGAATCTGAAATCGGCGTCAACCGAGATTCTGGCTTCGACCCAGGAACAAGCCGCCAGTTCAAAAGAACAGGCGGCCACGATCCAGCAGATTTCGACCACCATGGAACAAGTCCGCCAGTCGGGCACCCAGATCACCGAACGGGCGCAGAACGTCGCCACCTCGGCCGAGGCGACGTCGGCCATTTCGCTGCAAGGGCTTTCGGCCGTGCAGGAGACGACGCGGACGATGGAGTCGATTCGCGAACAGATCGAGGAAACCGCCGAAACAATTGTCGCCCTCAGCGAAAAGACTCAACTGATCGGCGAAATCATCACCACGGTCAACGAACTGGCCGAGCGTTCACACTTGCTGTCGCTTAACGCCGCCATCGAGGCGGCCGCCGCCGGCGAACAGGGGAACCGCTTTTCGGTGGTCGCCAGCGAAATGAAAAACCTGGCCGACCAGGCCAAGGAATCGACCGTGCAAGTCAGGCAGGTCTTGAACGAAATCCAAAAGGGGATTCATGGCTCGGTGATGCTCACCGAAGAGGCCGTCCGCCGCTCCGAGGCGGGCAAGCATCAGTCCGAGATCACCGAGCAGACGATCCGCCGCATGACCGACACGACCCAAGAAAGCATTCACGCCTTCCAGCAGATCATCGGCGCGACCGGCCAGCAACAAATCGGCTTCGAGCAAGTGACCCAGGGCATGCATGAAATCCGCCAGGCGGCCACCCAGACCGCCGCCAGCACCACGCAGTTGGAAAAAGCGGTCAAGCATCTCGACTTGCAGGGAACCCAACTGCGTGATGCCGTCGAAAGGTATCAGTTGTGA
- a CDS encoding Hpt domain-containing protein: MSDINQQLIEAFQIEGAEHLATIRASLAAWPNDRVPPNIDDVFRRAHSLKGAARIVGMAPVQELAHRLEDLFAGIRDATLTPAAEVQTVIHAALDLIEDTIGNLLLAQPAADTAEMLRQLDSLVRGEGHCKVNTNGDDRHRRLLREAFQEEYPVHLETMRRATEQALSDANGARFDHEVIIRCANSLAGAAHLVGATTVESIAHELEMSVVNLNGDDTHVDPALVQRVIRQLAAIEAEAAQYRLDDEAPPSSVVAAPLSVGPIAQETTPAPAMSDKFPVTPGIDTLRLSAESLDRLLESAGQLLTENLHQDFLGQELHGIAQQLASVERQWLVLSRADGRHSRRHLLRDEEDRTILLQHEIRALARRLRAIRIHQQQSTWSVKALATQLHRDIQQARMVAAESEFHGFRKMMRDLARDQRKQVEFLTTGLEVRADRMVLQTIKDPLMHILRNAICHGIESPDQRQAVGKRPVGAVSLDLRISGNQLMITVTDDGRGVDLNQIARLAVRQGLISQNDPQLRRPAELLRVLLLPGFSTSRNVDDLAGRGMGLSAVAEAVSRLQGSLEIIPAEPAGLSLVITVPLSIATHQLLLFRAGETVLALPAFGVTGLLRLKPDDLIHVEGKPMVATGGQLVHLAMLDELLASGSAISVGSDGAWSAVLVRVGAQRMAIVVDAIMAERKALIKPLGPPVDRSPLYLGAIVLEDGAVAPVLNPAELVKRFKPTHLRVAETPRPAAPQRDVPTILVVDDSFTTRTLETGILETNGYRVRVAVDGIEALSQLRAHPIDLVISDIQMPRLDGFGLLEQMKRDAHLAKIPIIIVSSVDRTEEQRRGLDLGADAYIVKQRFDHQELLNTIRQII, translated from the coding sequence GTGAGCGATATCAACCAACAACTGATCGAGGCTTTTCAAATCGAAGGCGCCGAGCACCTGGCGACCATTCGCGCCAGCCTGGCTGCCTGGCCCAACGATCGCGTGCCTCCTAATATCGACGACGTTTTCCGCCGCGCGCACAGTCTGAAAGGGGCCGCGCGAATCGTGGGCATGGCGCCGGTCCAGGAGTTGGCGCACCGGCTCGAAGACCTCTTTGCCGGCATTCGCGACGCCACGCTGACACCAGCCGCCGAAGTCCAGACCGTGATTCATGCCGCGCTCGACCTGATTGAAGACACGATCGGGAACTTGCTGCTGGCACAGCCAGCGGCCGACACCGCCGAAATGCTGCGCCAACTCGACAGCTTGGTTCGCGGCGAAGGGCACTGCAAAGTCAACACCAACGGCGACGACCGGCACCGGCGCCTGTTGCGCGAGGCGTTTCAGGAGGAGTATCCGGTCCATCTCGAGACCATGCGCCGCGCCACCGAGCAGGCATTGAGCGATGCCAACGGCGCGCGCTTTGACCACGAAGTGATCATTCGCTGTGCGAACAGCCTGGCGGGAGCGGCACACCTGGTTGGCGCGACGACCGTCGAGTCGATCGCCCACGAATTGGAGATGTCGGTCGTCAACCTCAATGGCGACGACACACACGTCGACCCCGCGCTGGTCCAACGGGTCATTCGCCAACTCGCCGCGATCGAGGCCGAAGCGGCCCAATATCGCTTGGACGACGAAGCTCCGCCCTCGTCCGTCGTGGCGGCTCCCCTTTCGGTGGGACCGATCGCACAGGAGACGACTCCCGCTCCGGCAATGTCGGACAAGTTCCCAGTCACGCCGGGCATTGATACCTTGCGGCTCAGCGCGGAAAGCCTTGACCGCCTGCTTGAATCGGCCGGTCAGTTGTTGACCGAGAACCTGCATCAGGACTTCCTGGGCCAGGAACTACACGGCATCGCCCAGCAGCTTGCCTCGGTCGAGCGTCAATGGCTGGTCTTGTCGCGGGCCGATGGCCGACACAGTCGCCGACATCTGTTGCGCGACGAGGAAGATCGCACGATCCTGTTACAACACGAAATCCGCGCCCTGGCGCGTCGGCTGCGCGCCATCAGGATTCACCAACAGCAATCGACCTGGTCGGTCAAGGCGTTGGCCACGCAGTTGCACCGCGACATCCAGCAAGCCCGGATGGTTGCGGCCGAGAGCGAATTTCACGGCTTCCGCAAGATGATGCGCGATCTGGCCCGCGATCAGCGGAAACAGGTGGAGTTCCTGACGACGGGCCTCGAAGTGCGCGCCGATCGCATGGTGCTGCAAACGATCAAAGACCCGCTGATGCACATCTTGCGTAACGCGATTTGCCACGGCATTGAATCACCCGATCAACGGCAAGCAGTCGGCAAGCGCCCCGTCGGCGCTGTCTCGCTCGACCTGCGCATCAGCGGCAACCAGTTGATGATCACAGTGACGGACGACGGCCGTGGGGTCGACTTGAACCAGATTGCGCGGCTGGCCGTTCGCCAAGGTCTGATCTCGCAAAACGACCCGCAACTCCGGCGGCCGGCCGAGTTGCTGCGCGTGTTGTTGCTACCAGGCTTCTCGACGTCTCGCAATGTCGACGATCTGGCCGGCCGGGGCATGGGCCTGTCCGCCGTGGCCGAGGCGGTGTCACGCTTGCAAGGCTCGCTCGAAATCATTCCCGCCGAACCGGCCGGCCTGTCGCTGGTCATCACAGTCCCACTGTCGATCGCCACGCATCAATTATTGCTGTTCCGCGCTGGCGAGACCGTGTTGGCGCTGCCGGCGTTTGGAGTGACGGGACTGCTGCGATTGAAGCCCGATGATCTGATTCACGTGGAAGGAAAACCAATGGTCGCGACCGGTGGCCAGTTGGTTCATCTGGCGATGCTCGACGAGTTGCTAGCCAGCGGTTCCGCAATCAGCGTGGGCAGTGACGGCGCCTGGTCGGCGGTGCTGGTGCGGGTTGGCGCGCAGCGAATGGCCATCGTGGTTGACGCGATCATGGCCGAGCGCAAGGCGCTGATCAAACCGCTCGGCCCGCCGGTCGATCGGTCGCCACTGTATCTGGGCGCCATCGTCCTGGAAGATGGCGCGGTGGCGCCGGTCCTGAACCCGGCTGAACTCGTCAAGCGCTTCAAACCAACTCACTTGCGGGTCGCTGAAACGCCACGACCGGCGGCGCCCCAGCGCGACGTGCCGACCATCCTGGTGGTCGACGATTCGTTCACCACCCGCACTTTGGAAACCGGCATCCTTGAAACGAATGGCTATCGGGTGCGGGTGGCTGTCGATGGGATCGAAGCACTGTCGCAATTGCGCGCCC